Genomic DNA from Sphingobium sp. WTD-1:
CTTCCGCGCCCGGCAGCTCGCCCCCTGGTTCGACAAATGGCAGCGGGAAAGTGGCCAGTCCTTCGGCTGGAATCCCGTGCCATGACCCTGCGGCTGGAGCAGGCCGGCGCAGTGGCGATCGTGACGCTCGATCGCCCCGACCGGCGCAATGCCTTCACCATGGCGATGCGCGGCGAAATCGCCGCCCTGTTCGACGATCTGGCGCAGGATGATGGGGTTCGCGCGGTCGTCCTGACCGGCGCAGGCGGGCATTTCTGCTCGGGCGCCGATACCGGCGAGATGGGTGCCGCCGACAGTGCCGCTTTCCTCAAGCGGATGCGCGCGCTCCACCGCATGATCCGCGCCATCGCCGCCACGCCCAAGCCGGTCATCGCAGCAGTCGACGGCGTCTGCGTCGGTGCCGGCTGGAGCCTGGCGCTCGCCTGCGATCTGATCCTCGCCAGCCCGAATGCCAGCTTTGCCCAACTCTTCGGCCGGATCGGCTATGCGCCCGACGCTGGCGCCATCTGGCAGTTGACCCGGCTGGTCGGCCCGATGCGCGCGAAGGAAATCGTCTATAGCGGCCGGACGCTGACCGCCGATGAAGCCTTGCAGCTCGGCCTCATCCTCTCGATCGAGGCGGGACGACCGGTCTGCGACGCGGCGATCGACCTGGCCACCCGCCTTGCGAAAGGGCCGC
This window encodes:
- a CDS encoding enoyl-CoA hydratase/isomerase family protein, which codes for MTLRLEQAGAVAIVTLDRPDRRNAFTMAMRGEIAALFDDLAQDDGVRAVVLTGAGGHFCSGADTGEMGAADSAAFLKRMRALHRMIRAIAATPKPVIAAVDGVCVGAGWSLALACDLILASPNASFAQLFGRIGYAPDAGAIWQLTRLVGPMRAKEIVYSGRTLTADEALQLGLILSIEAGRPVCDAAIDLATRLAKGPPVAQAMSKQLFEATTLSFDQFLDREFMVQPLLATTADHREGLAATRDKRAPNFIGR